CCCTGACCAGCGGCATCTGATTTTTGCGAGCAAACAGCGGGAAGATGGCCACACTCTGTCAGATTACAATATCCAGAAAGAGTCCACCCTGCACTTGGTGCTTCGCCTCTGGGGTGGCATCATCGAGCCCTCCCTCCGCCAGCTGGCCCAGAAATACAACTACAACCAGATGATCTGCTGCAAGTGTTATGCTCCCCTGCACCCCCGTGCCGTCAACTGCCGCAAGAAGTGCGGCCACACCAACAACCTGTGCCCCAAAAAGATCAAATAAGGCCCCTCCACCAGCTCTTCCTTTGTCCACAGGCGGCCTCCTGCCCGAGCCCCAAGGGCCTCAATAAAATTTCCCTTTCattgggggggagggaagggtaaTTAGCATGATGTAATGCAAGCATTAAAGAGCAGCATGACTATGATTACCATTTGTTAGATGAATAAACTAAGGTTGAACAAGATAAACAATTTTGACTGATATCATTGGCTATTCTCCCTGTCAGAGTCCCACTCTTTCTGCTATGTCATGGCAGCCTAactaggaaagaaaatagaataaatggtGCCATCTAAACACGAAAAGTATGGATCCAAGGATCTTAATGGAAGAACTGGTAGAACACGTGAAGCAGAAGATTTCACACTTGTCTTGAAGGACATGACTAGAGCATTCCTTGGGGTAGTGTGGCTATCATGGTGAGGAACTGACCATTCTGGCATCACCATAAACATCC
The window above is part of the Lutra lutra chromosome 9, mLutLut1.2, whole genome shotgun sequence genome. Proteins encoded here:
- the LOC125108923 gene encoding ubiquitin-60S ribosomal protein L40-like isoform X2, which gives rise to MQIFVKTLMGKTITLEFDPSDSIENVKAKNPRQEESTLHLVLRLWGGIIEPSLRQLAQKYNYNQMICCKCYAPLHPRAVNCRKKCGHTNNLCPKKIK
- the LOC125108923 gene encoding ubiquitin-60S ribosomal protein L40-like isoform X1, which gives rise to MQIFVKTLMGKTITLEFDPSDSIENVKAKNPRQGGDPPDQRHLIFASKQREDGHTLSDYNIQKESTLHLVLRLWGGIIEPSLRQLAQKYNYNQMICCKCYAPLHPRAVNCRKKCGHTNNLCPKKIK